A window of Dickeya zeae NCPPB 2538 contains these coding sequences:
- a CDS encoding YshB family small membrane protein, with amino-acid sequence MLESIFSAVTHGAEISSAMGPSSQTAIAAVLCAALINFFS; translated from the coding sequence ATGCTGGAATCCATTTTTTCTGCCGTAACGCACGGCGCTGAGATCAGTAGTGCGATGGGTCCATCATCGCAAACTGCGATTGCAGCCGTGTTGTGCGCAGCACTGATCAATTTCTTCAGCTAA
- the hemN gene encoding oxygen-independent coproporphyrinogen III oxidase yields MSEQTIDWDLSLIQKYNYSGPRYTSYPTALEFSDSYDDAAFAEAVARYPHRPLSLYLHIPFCHRLCYFCGCNKLVTRQLHKADEYLDRLALEIRQRAPLFANRTVTQMHWGGGTPTFLNKAQISRLMSLLRQHFHFSEHAEMSLEVDPREIELDVLDHLRAEGFNRLSMGVQDFNKEVQRLVNREQDEAFIFALIERAKALGFTSTNIDLIYGLPKQTPDSFAFTLQRVAELRPDRLSVFNYAHLPSLFAAQRKIKEADLPDAEQKLAILQQTIQSLTAAGYQFIGMDHFARPDDELAVAQREGKLHRNFQGYTTQGDTDLLGLGVSAISMIGDSYAQNQKELKLYYADVEQRGHALWRGLSLTRDDCIRRDVIKALICHFQLEFAAIEQAYGLSFGDYFREDLALLAPMAQDGLVEIQADGIRVTAKGRLLIRNICMCFDVYFRNKMRERQFSRVI; encoded by the coding sequence ATGTCCGAACAGACTATCGACTGGGATTTATCCCTGATCCAGAAATATAACTATTCGGGGCCGCGTTACACTTCCTACCCTACCGCGCTGGAATTCAGTGACAGCTATGACGACGCGGCGTTTGCCGAGGCGGTGGCCCGTTATCCCCACCGCCCGTTGTCGCTGTATCTGCATATCCCGTTTTGTCACCGCCTGTGCTACTTCTGTGGTTGCAATAAGCTGGTAACCCGGCAACTGCATAAAGCCGATGAATATCTCGATCGGCTGGCGCTGGAAATTCGTCAACGCGCACCGTTATTTGCCAACCGTACGGTCACCCAAATGCATTGGGGCGGCGGCACCCCCACATTTCTGAATAAGGCACAGATTAGTCGGCTGATGTCGCTGCTTCGCCAGCATTTCCATTTTTCTGAGCATGCCGAGATGTCGCTGGAAGTGGATCCGCGGGAAATTGAACTGGATGTGCTCGATCATTTGCGCGCTGAAGGATTCAACCGCCTTAGCATGGGCGTGCAGGATTTCAATAAAGAAGTGCAGCGGCTGGTTAACCGCGAACAGGATGAAGCGTTCATTTTTGCGCTGATTGAGCGGGCCAAGGCGTTAGGGTTTACCTCGACCAATATCGACCTGATTTATGGTTTGCCAAAACAAACGCCGGACAGTTTTGCGTTTACTTTACAACGGGTAGCCGAGTTACGCCCGGATCGCCTGAGCGTATTTAATTATGCCCATTTGCCCAGTTTGTTTGCCGCACAGCGAAAAATTAAAGAAGCGGATCTGCCGGATGCGGAACAAAAACTGGCTATTTTGCAGCAAACCATTCAAAGCCTGACGGCAGCGGGTTATCAGTTCATCGGCATGGATCATTTCGCCCGGCCAGATGATGAGCTGGCGGTAGCGCAGCGCGAAGGAAAATTGCACCGTAATTTCCAAGGGTATACCACACAAGGCGATACCGATTTGCTGGGGTTGGGCGTGTCTGCCATCAGTATGATTGGCGACAGTTATGCGCAGAACCAAAAAGAATTGAAGCTGTATTACGCAGATGTTGAACAACGTGGTCATGCATTGTGGCGCGGTTTGTCCCTGACTCGTGATGATTGTATTCGCCGTGATGTCATTAAAGCGCTGATTTGTCATTTCCAACTGGAGTTTGCGGCGATTGAGCAGGCATATGGTCTGTCATTCGGTGATTACTTCCGTGAGGACCTGGCGTTGCTGGCACCGATGGCACAGGATGGACTGGTGGAGATTCAGGCTGACGGTATTCGGGTGACGGCGAAAGGACGGCTGCTTATTCGTAATATTTGTATGTGTTTTGATGTGTATTTCCGCAACAAAATGCGTGAGCGCCAATTTTCCCGAGTCATTTAA
- the yihX gene encoding glucose-1-phosphatase, producing MLYIFDLGNVVIDIDFNRVLGVWSNLSGAPLATLRKRFELGHTVELHERGEISDEEFASRLCHELGISLSFEQFSTGWQAIFIGVRKDVIDIMHRLRQEGHRVVILSNTNRLHCQFWPDEYPEVQQAADRLYLSQDIGMRKPEAAIYHHVLREEGFAAGDALFFDDNAANVDAANALGIRSILVSDRQVVPDFFASQVFKQES from the coding sequence ATGCTGTATATCTTTGATTTAGGTAACGTCGTAATCGATATCGACTTCAATCGTGTTCTGGGGGTGTGGAGCAATCTGAGCGGCGCCCCGCTGGCGACCCTGCGTAAGCGTTTTGAGCTGGGACACACTGTTGAGCTGCACGAGCGTGGTGAAATTAGCGATGAGGAGTTTGCGTCGCGGTTGTGCCATGAGTTGGGGATATCACTCAGTTTTGAGCAGTTTTCGACCGGTTGGCAGGCAATTTTCATCGGTGTGCGCAAAGATGTGATCGATATCATGCATCGGTTGCGGCAGGAAGGTCATCGCGTGGTAATACTCTCCAATACGAATCGCCTGCACTGTCAATTCTGGCCGGACGAATACCCCGAAGTACAACAAGCCGCCGACAGGCTTTATTTGTCTCAGGATATCGGTATGCGTAAACCGGAGGCGGCGATTTACCACCATGTGTTGCGCGAAGAGGGATTCGCAGCCGGTGACGCGCTCTTTTTTGATGACAATGCCGCCAATGTAGACGCGGCAAATGCACTGGGTATCCGTTCTATTCTGGTCAGCGATCGGCAGGTGGTGCCGGATTTTTTTGCCAGCCAGGTTTTTAAGCAGGAGTCGTAA
- the glnG gene encoding nitrogen regulation protein NR(I), which produces MQRGIVWIVDDDSSIRWVLERALTGAGLTCATFDNGTQALNALTTQTPDVLLSDIRMPGMDGLALLQQIKQRHPMLPVIIMTAHSDLDAAVSAYQQGAFDYLPKPFDIDEAVALVERAISHYLEQQQPVRSQPISGPTTDIIGEAPAMQDVFRIIGRLSRSSISVLINGESGTGKELVAHALHRHSPRAKAPFIALNMAAIPKDLIESELFGHEKGAFTGANQIRQGRFEQADGGTLFLDEIGDMPLDVQTRLLRVLADGQFYRVGGYAAVKVDVRIIAATHQNLELRVQEGKFREDLFHRLNVIRVHLPPLRERREDIPRLARYFLQATAKELGVEPKNLHPETEAALTRLPWPGNVRQLENTCRWLTVMAAGQEVLIQDLPPELFETTAPDATVHVMPDSWATLLAQWADRALRSGHQNLLAEAQPEMERTLLTTALRHTQGHKQEAARLLGWGRNTLTRKLKELGME; this is translated from the coding sequence ATGCAACGAGGGATAGTCTGGATTGTCGATGACGATAGCTCGATCCGTTGGGTGCTTGAACGTGCGCTTACCGGGGCGGGATTAACCTGCGCAACCTTTGATAACGGTACCCAGGCGTTAAACGCGCTGACCACGCAAACACCGGATGTCCTGCTGTCTGATATCCGCATGCCCGGTATGGACGGGCTGGCATTGCTGCAACAAATCAAACAGCGCCACCCGATGCTGCCCGTTATCATCATGACCGCGCATTCCGATTTGGACGCAGCGGTCAGCGCCTACCAGCAGGGGGCTTTCGATTATCTGCCCAAACCATTCGACATTGATGAAGCGGTAGCGCTGGTTGAACGCGCCATCAGCCATTACCTGGAACAGCAGCAACCGGTACGCAGTCAGCCCATCAGCGGGCCGACCACCGATATTATCGGTGAAGCTCCGGCTATGCAGGATGTGTTTCGAATTATCGGTCGCCTCTCACGCTCATCAATAAGCGTACTGATCAACGGTGAATCTGGTACCGGTAAAGAGCTGGTCGCCCATGCACTGCATCGCCACAGCCCACGCGCCAAAGCGCCTTTTATCGCGCTGAATATGGCGGCAATCCCTAAGGATTTGATCGAATCGGAACTGTTCGGCCATGAAAAAGGCGCGTTTACCGGCGCCAATCAGATTAGGCAAGGGCGCTTCGAGCAGGCAGATGGCGGAACGTTGTTCCTTGATGAAATCGGCGACATGCCGCTGGATGTGCAAACCCGCCTGTTACGCGTACTGGCTGACGGTCAGTTTTATCGTGTCGGCGGCTATGCAGCCGTGAAAGTGGATGTGCGCATTATCGCCGCCACGCATCAGAATCTGGAATTGCGGGTTCAGGAAGGCAAATTTCGCGAAGACTTGTTCCATCGTTTGAACGTGATTCGTGTTCATTTACCGCCGCTGCGTGAACGTCGGGAAGATATTCCACGTCTGGCGCGCTACTTTCTGCAGGCAACGGCTAAAGAACTGGGTGTCGAACCGAAAAACCTGCACCCGGAAACCGAAGCGGCGCTCACCCGTTTACCCTGGCCGGGGAACGTACGCCAGCTTGAAAATACCTGCCGGTGGCTGACAGTGATGGCCGCAGGACAGGAGGTGCTGATTCAGGATCTGCCGCCGGAGCTGTTTGAAACGACAGCGCCAGATGCCACCGTACATGTTATGCCCGATAGCTGGGCGACGCTGCTGGCACAGTGGGCCGACCGTGCACTGCGTTCCGGTCATCAAAATCTGTTGGCCGAAGCGCAACCGGAAATGGAACGCACACTACTGACAACCGCGTTACGCCATACGCAAGGGCATAAACAGGAAGCGGCAAGACTGCTGGGCTGGGGGCGAAACACGCTGACGCGTAAGCTTAAGGAACTGGGCATGGAATAA
- the glnL gene encoding nitrogen regulation protein NR(II) produces MATGTLPDAGQILNSLINSILLLDKDLAIHYSNPAAQQLLAQSSRKLSGTPLPELLGYFSLNLDLMRESLDSGQGFTDNEVTLVVDGRAHIMSLTAQRIQHDFILLEMAPMDNQRRLSQEQLQHAQQQAARDLVRGLAHEIKNPLGGLRGAAQLLSKALPDPALMEYTKVIIEQADRLRNLVDRLLGPQQPGLHVTQSIHQVAERVFQLVSMEKADNVTLVRDYDPSLPELMHDPDQIEQVLLNITRNAMQALGEEGGTITIRTRTAFQLTLHGVRYRLVARIDIEDDGPGVPAHLQDTLFYPMVSGREGGTGLGLSIARNLIDQHSGKIEFNSWPGHTEFSVYLPIRQ; encoded by the coding sequence ATGGCAACAGGCACGCTGCCCGATGCTGGGCAGATCCTTAATTCTTTAATAAACAGCATTTTGTTGCTGGATAAAGATCTGGCTATTCACTACTCCAACCCAGCGGCGCAACAACTTCTGGCTCAAAGTTCACGTAAACTGTCTGGAACGCCCCTGCCGGAGCTGCTCGGTTACTTTTCGTTAAATCTCGACCTGATGCGGGAAAGCCTCGACTCTGGACAAGGTTTTACCGATAACGAAGTCACCCTCGTGGTGGATGGTCGGGCACATATCATGTCGCTGACGGCTCAGCGCATTCAGCACGATTTTATCCTGTTGGAAATGGCGCCGATGGATAACCAACGCCGCCTCAGTCAGGAACAGCTACAACATGCCCAGCAACAGGCGGCACGCGATCTGGTGCGCGGTCTGGCGCATGAAATCAAGAACCCACTTGGCGGCCTGCGTGGCGCGGCACAGTTGCTGTCCAAAGCCCTGCCGGACCCGGCGCTGATGGAATACACCAAAGTCATTATCGAACAGGCCGACCGCCTGCGTAATCTGGTAGACCGCTTGCTCGGCCCGCAACAGCCCGGGTTGCATGTCACCCAGAGCATCCATCAGGTCGCCGAACGGGTATTCCAGTTAGTCTCGATGGAAAAAGCAGACAATGTGACGCTGGTGCGCGACTACGACCCCAGCCTGCCGGAATTGATGCACGACCCGGATCAGATTGAACAGGTATTGCTGAATATTACTCGCAACGCCATGCAGGCGCTGGGAGAGGAAGGCGGCACCATCACCATCCGCACCCGTACCGCGTTTCAGTTGACGCTACATGGCGTGCGTTACCGTCTGGTGGCCCGTATCGATATCGAAGACGATGGCCCCGGCGTGCCAGCACATCTGCAGGATACGCTGTTCTATCCCATGGTTAGCGGTCGTGAAGGCGGTACCGGGCTAGGGTTGTCGATTGCCCGTAACCTTATCGATCAACATTCCGGAAAAATTGAATTTAACAGTTGGCCAGGTCATACCGAATTCTCGGTGTATCTGCCCATTCGCCAGTGA
- the typA gene encoding ribosome-dependent GTPase TypA, which yields MIENLRNIAIIAHVDHGKTTLVDKLLQQSGTLGERNDATERVMDSNDLEKERGITILAKNTAINWNDYRINIVDTPGHADFGGEVERVMSMVDSVLLLVDAMDGPMPQTRFVTQKAFAYGLKPIVVINKVDRPGARPDWVVDQVFDLFVNLGATDEQLDFPIVYASALNGIAGLDHNDMAEDMTPLFEAIVKHVEAPNVDLDGPFQMQISQLDYNNYVGVIGIGRIKRGVVKPNQQVSIIDSAGKVRNGKVSQVLGHLGLQRIESSLAEAGDIIAITGLGELNISDTICDTSCVEALPALSVDEPTVTMYFCVNTSPFCGKEGKYVTSRQILDRLRKELVHNVALRVEETEDPDAFRVSGRGELHLSVLIENMRREGFELAVSRPKVIFRTIDGRRQEPFEQVTVDIEEQHQGSVMEALGLRKGEMRDMIPDGKGRVRLDYVIPSRGLIGFRTEFMTMTSGTGLLYSTFSHYDDIRPGEIGQRQNGVLISNGQGKAVAYALFSLQERGKLFLGHGAEVYEGQIIGIHTRSNDLTVNCLTGKKLTNMRASGTDEATVLVPPVKMSLEQALEFIDDDELVEVTPTSIRLRKRHLTENDRRRANRSTKEE from the coding sequence GTGATCGAAAATTTGCGTAACATCGCTATTATTGCGCACGTTGACCATGGAAAAACAACCCTGGTTGATAAGTTGCTGCAACAGTCCGGTACGTTGGGTGAGCGTAATGACGCCACTGAACGTGTTATGGACTCCAATGATTTGGAAAAAGAGCGCGGAATTACCATCCTCGCTAAAAATACCGCCATCAACTGGAATGACTACCGCATCAATATCGTGGATACCCCAGGGCACGCCGACTTTGGCGGCGAGGTAGAACGCGTGATGTCCATGGTGGACTCTGTACTGCTGCTGGTAGACGCGATGGACGGCCCGATGCCGCAGACGCGTTTCGTGACCCAGAAAGCTTTTGCCTATGGCCTGAAGCCTATTGTTGTCATTAATAAGGTTGACCGTCCTGGTGCTCGTCCTGACTGGGTGGTCGATCAGGTGTTCGACCTGTTTGTTAACCTGGGCGCTACCGACGAGCAGTTGGACTTCCCGATTGTCTATGCGTCCGCGCTGAACGGCATCGCTGGTCTGGACCATAACGATATGGCCGAAGACATGACCCCGCTGTTTGAAGCCATCGTGAAACACGTTGAAGCGCCGAATGTCGACCTCGACGGTCCGTTCCAGATGCAGATCTCCCAGCTGGACTACAACAACTATGTTGGCGTTATCGGTATCGGCCGTATTAAACGCGGCGTGGTGAAGCCGAACCAGCAGGTCAGCATCATCGACAGCGCAGGCAAAGTACGCAACGGTAAAGTGAGCCAGGTTCTGGGCCACCTGGGTTTGCAGCGTATTGAAAGTTCACTGGCGGAAGCGGGCGATATCATTGCTATCACCGGTCTGGGTGAACTGAACATTTCCGACACTATCTGCGATACGTCCTGCGTGGAAGCGCTACCGGCGCTGTCAGTAGACGAACCGACCGTGACCATGTATTTCTGCGTTAACACCTCGCCGTTCTGCGGCAAGGAAGGCAAATACGTCACGTCACGTCAGATTCTGGATCGTCTGCGTAAAGAGCTGGTGCACAACGTGGCGCTGCGTGTGGAAGAAACCGAAGATCCGGATGCATTCCGTGTATCTGGCCGTGGTGAACTGCACCTGTCCGTGTTGATCGAAAACATGCGTCGTGAAGGTTTCGAACTGGCGGTATCCCGCCCGAAAGTTATCTTCCGTACCATCGATGGCCGCCGTCAGGAGCCGTTCGAGCAGGTGACCGTGGATATCGAAGAGCAGCATCAGGGTTCAGTAATGGAAGCGCTGGGTCTGCGTAAAGGCGAAATGCGTGACATGATCCCCGATGGTAAAGGTCGCGTACGTCTGGATTACGTGATCCCAAGCCGTGGCTTGATCGGCTTCCGTACCGAGTTCATGACCATGACCTCTGGTACTGGTCTGCTGTACTCCACCTTCAGCCACTATGATGACATCCGTCCGGGTGAAATCGGCCAGCGTCAGAACGGTGTGTTGATCTCTAACGGCCAGGGTAAAGCAGTTGCTTATGCACTGTTTAGCTTGCAGGAGCGCGGTAAGCTGTTCCTGGGTCACGGCGCTGAAGTGTACGAAGGCCAGATCATCGGTATTCATACACGTTCTAACGACCTGACCGTTAACTGTCTGACCGGTAAGAAGCTGACCAACATGCGTGCTTCTGGTACTGACGAAGCGACCGTACTGGTACCGCCGGTGAAAATGTCACTGGAGCAGGCGCTGGAGTTCATTGATGACGATGAACTGGTTGAAGTAACGCCGACCTCGATTCGTCTGCGTAAGCGTCACCTGACGGAAAACGATCGCCGTCGTGCGAACCGTTCTACCAAGGAAGAATAA
- the glnA gene encoding glutamate--ammonia ligase, which translates to MSVEHVLTMLNEHEVKFVDLRFTDTKGKEQHVTIPAHQVNADFFEDGKMFDGSSIGGWKGINESDMVLMPDATTAVMDPFFEEPTLIIRCDILEPGTMQGYDRDPRSIAKRAEDFLRSSGIADTVLFGPEPEFFLFDDVRFGSSISGSHVAIDDIEGAWNSSTKYEEGNKGHRPAVKGGYFPVPPVDSAQDLRSAMCLTMEQMGLVVEAHHHEVATAGQNEVATRFNTMTKKADEIQIYKYVVHNVAHAFGKTATFMPKPMFGDNGSGMHCHMSLAKDGTNLFSGDKYGGLSETALYYIGGVIKHAKAINALSNPTTNSYKRLVPGYEAPVMLAYSARNRSASIRIPVVSSPKARRIEVRFPDPAANPYLCFAALLMAGLDGIINKIHPGDAMDKNLYDLPPEEAKEIPTVAGSLEEALNALNADREFLTRGGVFTDDAIDAYIELRIAENDRVRMTPHPVEFELYYSV; encoded by the coding sequence ATGTCAGTAGAACACGTTTTGACGATGCTGAATGAGCATGAGGTGAAGTTTGTTGACCTTCGCTTCACGGATACCAAAGGCAAAGAGCAGCACGTCACTATTCCGGCCCACCAGGTTAATGCTGACTTCTTCGAAGACGGTAAAATGTTTGATGGTTCCTCGATTGGCGGCTGGAAAGGCATCAACGAATCCGACATGGTGTTAATGCCGGACGCGACTACTGCGGTTATGGATCCGTTCTTCGAAGAACCGACTCTGATCATCCGTTGTGACATTCTGGAACCGGGCACCATGCAGGGTTATGACCGTGACCCGCGCTCCATCGCTAAACGCGCTGAAGACTTCCTGCGCTCTTCCGGTATTGCTGATACCGTACTGTTCGGGCCAGAGCCGGAATTCTTCCTGTTTGACGACGTACGTTTCGGCAGCAGCATCTCCGGTTCTCACGTTGCTATCGACGACATCGAAGGTGCCTGGAACTCCAGCACCAAATACGAAGAAGGCAACAAAGGCCACCGTCCGGCTGTGAAAGGCGGCTACTTCCCGGTTCCGCCGGTAGACTCTGCACAGGACCTGCGTTCTGCCATGTGTCTGACCATGGAGCAGATGGGCCTGGTAGTTGAAGCGCATCACCACGAAGTAGCGACCGCTGGTCAGAACGAAGTGGCTACCCGCTTCAACACCATGACCAAGAAAGCCGACGAAATCCAGATCTACAAATACGTCGTACACAACGTGGCACACGCTTTCGGCAAAACCGCAACCTTCATGCCGAAACCGATGTTCGGCGATAACGGTTCCGGTATGCACTGCCACATGTCTCTGGCTAAAGACGGTACTAACCTGTTCTCCGGCGACAAATACGGCGGCTTGTCTGAAACCGCGCTGTACTACATCGGCGGTGTTATCAAACACGCTAAAGCAATCAACGCGCTGTCCAACCCGACCACCAACTCCTACAAGCGTCTGGTCCCGGGTTACGAAGCGCCGGTTATGCTGGCTTACTCTGCCCGTAACCGTTCTGCCTCCATCCGTATTCCGGTGGTATCGAGCCCGAAAGCACGTCGTATCGAAGTACGCTTCCCGGACCCGGCTGCTAACCCGTACCTGTGCTTCGCTGCACTGCTGATGGCTGGTCTGGATGGCATCATCAACAAGATCCACCCGGGCGATGCCATGGACAAGAACCTGTACGATCTGCCGCCGGAAGAAGCGAAAGAGATCCCAACCGTAGCAGGCTCTCTGGAAGAAGCGTTGAACGCGCTGAACGCAGACCGCGAGTTCCTGACCCGTGGCGGCGTATTCACTGACGACGCTATCGATGCTTACATCGAACTGCGTATTGCTGAAAACGACCGCGTTCGCATGACGCCGCACCCGGTTGAGTTCGAACTGTACTACAGCGTGTAA